From the Gordonia bronchialis DSM 43247 genome, one window contains:
- a CDS encoding acyl-CoA dehydrogenase family protein produces the protein MDFALDGTAIAVRDVADDVFARHQPDWESTFGAAGSDAPRFDTELWRALVDAGLLALPLPAEFDGDDVGVLGLLPLLRRMGESAAVTPALGTLTAALVFAAADTNPWQRWPEALIGGRWAAIALGEPGDALTATPHTTVRGGRCSGTKVGVLHADGASVLLVGTDAGVAVISADADGVSITPTTSSSGWGESTVVFDDVALDDADIVTRDLSVLRDRYRLALCAYADGLIAGATRLTADHVSTREQFGKPIALFQAVGQQLADIYVIGRSLDLAVTSAGWRLNEGLSAADDLAIGMYWIADEVPATMRTMTHLHGGVGVDITYPLHRYFSIAKDLARLAGGATQRLDELADVRDLATHESDDTAEDAADVH, from the coding sequence GTGGATTTCGCCCTCGATGGCACCGCGATCGCGGTCCGCGACGTCGCCGACGACGTGTTCGCGCGACATCAACCCGATTGGGAATCGACCTTCGGCGCCGCCGGGTCCGATGCCCCGCGATTCGACACCGAACTCTGGCGCGCGCTCGTCGACGCCGGGCTGCTGGCGCTGCCGTTGCCCGCCGAGTTCGACGGTGACGACGTCGGTGTGCTCGGCCTGCTGCCACTGCTGCGTCGGATGGGCGAGTCCGCGGCGGTGACCCCCGCGCTCGGCACTCTCACCGCAGCGCTCGTGTTCGCCGCGGCCGACACGAATCCATGGCAGCGATGGCCGGAGGCGCTGATCGGCGGCCGGTGGGCGGCCATCGCACTCGGTGAGCCCGGCGACGCGCTGACCGCCACCCCGCACACCACGGTCCGGGGCGGGCGCTGCAGCGGAACCAAGGTCGGCGTGCTGCACGCCGACGGCGCATCGGTGTTGCTGGTCGGCACCGACGCCGGGGTCGCCGTCATCTCGGCCGACGCCGACGGGGTGAGCATCACGCCCACCACGTCATCGAGCGGCTGGGGCGAATCCACCGTCGTCTTCGACGACGTGGCCCTCGACGACGCCGACATCGTGACCCGCGATCTCAGTGTGCTCCGCGACCGCTACCGCCTGGCGCTGTGCGCCTACGCCGACGGACTGATCGCCGGTGCCACCCGGCTCACCGCCGACCACGTGTCCACGCGCGAACAGTTCGGCAAACCGATCGCGTTGTTCCAGGCGGTCGGCCAGCAACTTGCCGATATCTACGTGATCGGCCGCTCACTCGATCTCGCGGTCACCTCCGCAGGTTGGCGCCTCAACGAAGGTCTCAGCGCCGCAGACGATCTCGCGATCGGCATGTACTGGATCGCCGACGAGGTGCCCGCGACGATGCGCACCATGACGCACCTGCACGGCGGTGTCGGCGTGGACATCACCTATCCGTTGCACCGCTACTTCTCCATCGCCAAGGACCTCGCGCGGCTGGCCGGAGGTGCCACGCAGCGCCTCGACGAGTTGGCCGATGTGCGCGACCTGGCCACCCACGAGTCCGACGACACCGCCGAGGATGCCGCCGATGTTCATTGA
- a CDS encoding MaoC/PaaZ C-terminal domain-containing protein: MSGVYADDLEVGRVYQLDSYTLTEDEIVEFAKTWDPQIFHVDKAAAEAGAYGGLIASGLHTLSIYQRLAVAGSFGEWNVIAGKRFSDVQFLRPVRPGDTLTGTLVIDAVDIDPRGRALVTTTAELVNDRGAAVLSVTVDAYVRTRPTG, translated from the coding sequence GTGAGCGGCGTCTACGCCGACGATCTCGAGGTGGGCCGGGTCTACCAACTCGACTCGTACACGCTGACCGAAGACGAGATAGTCGAGTTCGCGAAGACGTGGGACCCCCAGATCTTCCATGTCGACAAGGCTGCGGCCGAGGCCGGCGCCTACGGGGGTCTCATCGCCAGCGGCCTGCACACCCTCTCGATCTATCAGCGCCTGGCCGTCGCCGGCTCCTTCGGCGAATGGAATGTCATCGCCGGAAAACGATTCAGCGACGTGCAATTCCTGCGCCCGGTCCGTCCCGGTGACACCCTCACCGGGACCCTGGTGATCGATGCCGTCGACATCGATCCGCGCGGTCGCGCGTTGGTGACCACCACCGCCGAACTCGTCAACGACCGCGGCGCCGCCGTCCTGAGCGTCACGGTCGACGCCTACGTCCGCACCCGTCCCACCGGTTGA
- a CDS encoding acyl-CoA-like ligand-binding transcription factor, with protein sequence MSAAVVNAGYRRPPASMVWVESAAELARFRRLLTEADPADDPAKVVAAAFISSIDHGRDKDEWARHRAELILHAPAVQAQANNVYRQWRSAVAHFVAHRRGEGPDAPYPVAVSHAVLAASAAGHEIWLADPTADLVSCLRKMFAMMMPTDDAQVAMKRISSRE encoded by the coding sequence TTGTCAGCGGCTGTGGTCAATGCCGGTTACAGACGTCCGCCGGCGTCGATGGTCTGGGTGGAGTCCGCTGCCGAGCTGGCCCGGTTCCGTCGGCTCCTGACCGAGGCCGACCCCGCCGATGATCCAGCGAAAGTGGTTGCCGCGGCGTTCATCTCATCCATCGATCACGGACGGGACAAGGATGAATGGGCGCGGCACCGTGCCGAGCTGATCCTGCACGCGCCCGCGGTGCAGGCGCAGGCCAACAACGTCTATCGTCAATGGCGCAGCGCAGTAGCGCATTTCGTCGCCCACCGGCGCGGCGAAGGACCCGACGCGCCTTATCCGGTGGCGGTATCACATGCGGTGCTGGCGGCTTCGGCTGCCGGACATGAGATCTGGCTCGCCGACCCGACCGCCGATCTCGTGAGCTGCCTACGGAAGATGTTCGCGATGATGATGCCGACGGACGACGCTCAGGTGGCCATGAAGAGGATCTCATCCCGCGAATAG
- a CDS encoding acyl-CoA dehydrogenase: MTIATSEEQNAVRQAIADWARTVGTADLVRSDLDKPRDQWADLLAQLADFGVFGAAVGEDRGGLGARFADVAAMLEQCGTSLVPGPLAPTVAAAVALGRVDGTRAQQVLDALIVGGYAAVTPAAATAGDAPVIVDGVLDLGLVAGFVDGAAVLTPLASNGTWYVIPPGCGVAEVVPQSPVDGTSSVSRVRITDIADDDLIALDDSVLVTGLISAALAAYQSGVARWCLTTAVDYAKVRTQFGAPIGSFQAIKHICAEMACRSERITAVAWDLARAVDAVLDGEEDAHEQMRISRAAADAVAAADPVANAEDCIQVLGGIGFTFEHDAHLYLRSALAAQITLGYGTAARIELARLGLAGGRRRFRLDLSDVEHRRAEVRADIADIAAADPADQRRLLAESGYLTPHWPAPHGLGADAALQLLIDAEFDRAQVHRPDLVIAGWAIPTILEHGTDEQRDRFVGPTLAGDIVWCQLFSEPEAGSDLAALRTRAERVDDGENGAGWRLTGQKIWTSQAHNAQWAICLARTDPDAPKHKGITYFLVDMASPGLDIRPLRELTGRANFNEVFLDDVFVPDDCVVGEVNGGWRLARTTLANERVAMGGSGLGKEMEALLAQLADSPREPTPADLADLGAMVADAHVGRVLDARAVTERLAGHDPGALSSIRKLIGVEHRQAVPELALRLLGVEGLAASEASDLLLQNRCLSIAGGTTQILRTAAAERILGLPRG; the protein is encoded by the coding sequence GTGACAATCGCCACGTCCGAAGAGCAGAACGCTGTCCGTCAAGCGATCGCCGACTGGGCGCGGACCGTCGGCACCGCCGACCTCGTCCGCTCCGATCTCGACAAACCACGCGATCAGTGGGCCGATCTGCTGGCACAGCTCGCCGACTTCGGGGTCTTCGGTGCCGCGGTCGGCGAGGATCGCGGCGGACTCGGTGCCCGCTTCGCCGACGTGGCGGCGATGCTCGAACAATGCGGCACGAGTCTGGTGCCGGGTCCGCTCGCACCGACGGTGGCCGCGGCCGTTGCGCTCGGTCGCGTCGACGGAACGCGTGCGCAGCAGGTACTCGACGCGCTGATCGTCGGTGGGTACGCCGCGGTGACACCGGCGGCGGCCACCGCCGGTGATGCGCCGGTGATCGTCGACGGTGTCCTGGATCTGGGTCTCGTCGCCGGCTTCGTCGATGGCGCTGCGGTGCTCACCCCGCTCGCGTCGAACGGGACCTGGTACGTCATCCCACCGGGTTGCGGTGTCGCCGAAGTGGTTCCGCAGTCACCGGTGGACGGCACGTCGTCGGTGTCGCGGGTGCGCATCACCGACATCGCCGACGACGATCTCATCGCCCTCGATGACTCCGTGTTGGTGACCGGCCTGATCTCGGCGGCGCTCGCGGCATACCAGAGCGGCGTCGCGCGCTGGTGCCTGACGACGGCCGTCGACTACGCCAAGGTGCGGACCCAGTTCGGAGCCCCGATCGGGTCGTTCCAGGCGATCAAGCACATCTGCGCCGAGATGGCGTGCCGCAGCGAACGGATCACCGCCGTCGCATGGGATCTGGCGCGTGCCGTGGACGCCGTGCTCGACGGCGAGGAGGACGCGCACGAGCAGATGCGGATCAGTCGGGCCGCGGCCGATGCGGTGGCCGCCGCCGACCCGGTCGCCAACGCCGAGGACTGCATTCAGGTGCTCGGCGGCATCGGATTCACCTTCGAGCACGACGCCCACCTGTATCTACGCTCGGCGCTGGCCGCCCAGATCACGCTCGGGTACGGCACCGCTGCGCGCATTGAACTCGCCCGTCTCGGTCTCGCCGGAGGGCGTCGCCGATTCCGGCTGGATCTATCCGACGTCGAGCACCGGCGCGCCGAGGTCCGGGCCGACATCGCCGACATCGCCGCCGCCGATCCGGCTGATCAGCGTCGGCTGCTGGCCGAATCCGGTTACCTGACCCCGCATTGGCCGGCGCCGCACGGACTCGGGGCCGACGCGGCACTGCAGTTGCTGATCGACGCGGAATTCGACCGTGCGCAGGTGCACCGGCCCGACCTGGTCATCGCCGGCTGGGCGATCCCGACGATCCTCGAACACGGCACCGACGAGCAGCGCGACCGCTTCGTGGGTCCGACGCTGGCCGGCGACATCGTGTGGTGTCAGCTGTTCAGCGAACCCGAGGCGGGCTCCGACCTCGCGGCACTGCGCACCCGCGCCGAACGCGTCGACGACGGCGAGAACGGTGCCGGGTGGCGGCTGACCGGACAGAAGATCTGGACCTCGCAGGCCCACAACGCACAGTGGGCGATCTGCCTTGCGCGCACCGACCCGGACGCCCCCAAGCACAAGGGCATCACCTACTTTCTCGTGGACATGGCCTCACCCGGTCTCGACATCCGGCCGCTGCGTGAACTCACCGGCCGCGCGAACTTCAACGAGGTGTTCCTCGACGACGTGTTCGTGCCCGACGACTGCGTGGTCGGCGAGGTCAACGGCGGCTGGCGGCTGGCCCGGACGACCCTGGCCAACGAGCGTGTCGCGATGGGCGGATCGGGGTTGGGCAAGGAGATGGAAGCCCTGCTCGCGCAGCTCGCCGACAGTCCCCGCGAGCCGACGCCGGCCGATCTCGCCGATCTCGGGGCGATGGTCGCCGACGCCCATGTCGGCCGGGTGCTCGATGCGCGCGCCGTCACCGAGCGACTGGCCGGACACGACCCGGGTGCGTTGTCGAGCATCCGCAAACTGATCGGCGTCGAGCATCGGCAGGCGGTCCCCGAACTCGCGCTGCGACTGCTCGGCGTCGAAGGTCTCGCGGCGTCGGAGGCCTCCGATCTGCTGCTCCAGAACCGCTGCCTGTCGATTGCCGGTGGGACGACGCAGATCCTGCGGACCGCGGCAGCCGAACGCATTCTCGGTTTGCCCCGCGGCTGA
- a CDS encoding TIGR03086 family metal-binding protein, translating to MNQPTDPRPVYAAATSWTASLMERVAPDQLQNRTPCTKLDVQALCGHLIGTARRAEGLAAGADIFAIDGFPAVHDAATYADTVAHAIELWSDDAKLGAMVSVPWGTVPGAGALWGYVNETLVHGWDLAVAIGADPEADPAVVAPALAVARQFISADIRGDDAVPFGPVVEPRDGAGLTEQLANWSGRRSESWVRLAR from the coding sequence ATGAACCAGCCCACCGACCCGCGTCCCGTCTATGCCGCTGCCACCAGCTGGACAGCGTCGCTGATGGAGCGCGTGGCCCCCGACCAGCTCCAGAACCGGACGCCGTGCACCAAGCTCGACGTGCAAGCGCTCTGTGGCCACCTGATCGGCACCGCACGCCGCGCCGAAGGACTGGCCGCCGGCGCAGACATCTTCGCCATCGACGGCTTTCCCGCCGTCCACGACGCTGCGACCTACGCCGACACCGTCGCTCACGCGATCGAACTCTGGTCCGACGACGCCAAACTCGGTGCCATGGTGAGCGTGCCGTGGGGCACCGTGCCCGGCGCCGGCGCACTCTGGGGCTATGTCAACGAGACATTGGTGCACGGCTGGGATCTGGCCGTCGCCATCGGCGCCGACCCCGAAGCCGACCCGGCCGTCGTCGCCCCCGCCCTCGCCGTGGCCCGCCAGTTCATCTCCGCCGACATCCGCGGCGACGACGCTGTGCCCTTCGGCCCCGTCGTCGAACCCCGCGACGGCGCCGGCCTGACCGAGCAACTGGCCAACTGGTCCGGGCGGCGATCCGAGAGTTGGGTGAGGCTCGCACGCTGA
- the kstR gene encoding cholesterol catabolism transcriptional regulator KstR — MARSASGNAAIDAPDEDAAPNTSVPEAGSSAQRERRRRILDATLALASKGGYDAVQMRTVADKADVAVGTLYRYFPSKVHLLVTSLARELGRVESKVDRSQLRGDNAIERLRHVLDMITFAMQRDPLLTEAMTRAFMFADASATAEVDQVASIIDRLLAGAIVDEGEPTDEDLAIARVLADVWMSNLVQWLTRRASATDVTNRLELTVRLLLKDRIRES, encoded by the coding sequence ATGGCCCGTTCCGCATCAGGCAATGCCGCGATCGACGCTCCCGACGAGGATGCGGCGCCGAACACCTCCGTCCCCGAAGCAGGTTCCAGCGCGCAGCGCGAACGCCGGCGCCGCATCCTCGACGCGACTCTCGCGCTGGCCTCCAAGGGCGGTTATGACGCCGTCCAGATGCGCACCGTCGCCGACAAAGCCGACGTCGCGGTGGGCACCCTGTATCGCTACTTCCCCTCCAAGGTGCACCTGCTGGTCACCTCGCTGGCCCGCGAACTCGGCCGCGTCGAATCCAAGGTCGACCGGTCCCAGCTGCGTGGCGACAACGCGATCGAGCGACTGCGGCACGTCCTGGACATGATCACCTTCGCGATGCAGCGCGATCCCCTGCTCACCGAGGCGATGACGCGGGCGTTCATGTTCGCCGACGCGTCGGCCACCGCCGAGGTCGATCAGGTGGCCAGCATCATCGACCGACTTCTCGCCGGCGCCATCGTCGACGAGGGTGAACCCACCGACGAAGATCTGGCCATCGCCCGGGTGCTCGCCGATGTGTGGATGTCGAATCTGGTGCAGTGGCTGACCCGCCGGGCATCGGCGACCGACGTCACCAACCGGCTCGAACTGACGGTTCGACTACTGCTCAAAGATCGGATACGCGAATCATGA
- a CDS encoding DUF1059 domain-containing protein gives MKTRLTCPCGEMLRGADEDELVEKVRAHLTENHPGHDYSRDEILFMAT, from the coding sequence ATGAAGACACGACTGACCTGCCCGTGCGGTGAGATGCTGCGCGGCGCCGACGAGGACGAACTGGTCGAGAAGGTGCGCGCCCACCTGACCGAAAACCATCCCGGACATGACTATTCGCGGGATGAGATCCTCTTCATGGCCACCTGA
- a CDS encoding alpha/beta hydrolase yields the protein MTRALAVVGSVGVLAGLCAGVAAADPEPDPGVSRIDTVIHDGPQQATVIVYSASMHKMIPVNVLRPKDASKPRPTLYLLNGAGGGEDSATWAAKTSYVQFFADKNVNVVTPIGGAFSYYTDWQRDDPVLGRNKWTTFLTKELPPLIDKEFKTTKVNSIAGISMAGTSVLNLAIAAPRLYRSVAAYSGCARTSDPLGQAYIRMVVADRGQGNLNNMWGPPASRGWRDNDPFINAAKLRGTKVYMTSGSGLPGKYDRADSPLINGDLITLGNQMILGGIIEAAVNDCTKQMAVRLNKLHIPNKVLLRPNGTHSWSYWEHDLHTTWPMIAADLR from the coding sequence ATGACACGAGCGCTGGCTGTCGTCGGGTCCGTCGGAGTCCTGGCCGGCCTGTGCGCCGGCGTGGCCGCAGCCGACCCCGAACCCGACCCCGGCGTCTCGCGGATCGACACCGTCATCCACGACGGACCACAACAAGCGACCGTGATCGTGTACTCGGCGTCGATGCACAAGATGATCCCGGTCAACGTGCTCCGCCCCAAAGATGCGAGCAAGCCGCGACCCACGCTCTATTTGCTGAACGGCGCCGGTGGTGGCGAGGACTCCGCGACGTGGGCGGCCAAAACCAGCTATGTGCAGTTCTTCGCCGACAAGAACGTCAACGTCGTGACACCCATCGGCGGTGCCTTCTCCTATTACACCGACTGGCAGCGCGACGACCCGGTGCTCGGTCGCAACAAGTGGACAACGTTCCTCACCAAGGAGCTGCCGCCGCTGATCGACAAGGAGTTCAAGACCACCAAGGTCAACTCGATCGCCGGCATCTCGATGGCCGGCACCTCGGTCCTGAATCTCGCGATCGCCGCTCCGCGTCTCTACCGGTCCGTCGCGGCCTACAGTGGATGTGCGCGCACCAGTGATCCGTTGGGGCAGGCCTACATTCGGATGGTGGTGGCCGATCGTGGCCAGGGCAACCTCAACAACATGTGGGGCCCACCTGCCTCGCGTGGCTGGCGGGACAACGATCCCTTCATCAACGCCGCCAAACTCCGCGGGACCAAGGTCTATATGACCAGTGGCAGTGGACTTCCCGGCAAGTACGACCGTGCCGATTCGCCGCTGATCAACGGTGACCTCATCACGCTCGGCAACCAGATGATTCTCGGTGGCATCATCGAGGCCGCGGTCAACGACTGCACCAAGCAGATGGCCGTGCGCCTGAACAAACTGCACATCCCGAACAAGGTGTTGTTGCGACCCAACGGAACCCATTCGTGGTCGTATTGGGAACATGACCTGCACACCACCTGGCCGATGATCGCCGCCGACCTGCGGTGA
- a CDS encoding AAA family ATPase: MGLLDLAAIRSAIAAQVVGRDRELDLVLAAVAAGRDLILEGPPGTSKSTLLRAITAEWGIPLVLVEGNADLTPSRLVGHHNPSRVLREDYSADNFVDGPLLEAMRVGGFLYVEEFNRAPEDTIDTLLTAMAERVITVPRVGTVAAKDSFRIVASMNPYDNIGTTRLSTSVYDRMCRLVVDYQNAAAEREIVSRRAYPVAARVVADAVAVTRATRERDDIRQGSSVRGAIDLALVATQLCAMRAIRIPEVESIDPPRDLPTDYTGCFLDAMTVSLSGRIHLDDTAFATPEAILAEIWQDHFLLSPAAAEPG, encoded by the coding sequence ATGGGTCTGCTCGACCTGGCCGCGATCCGATCGGCGATCGCGGCACAGGTCGTCGGCCGCGACCGCGAACTCGACCTGGTCCTCGCGGCGGTCGCCGCCGGTCGCGACCTCATCCTGGAGGGGCCGCCGGGAACCTCGAAATCGACGCTGCTGCGGGCGATCACCGCGGAATGGGGGATCCCGTTGGTACTCGTCGAAGGAAACGCCGACCTCACGCCGAGCCGGCTCGTCGGCCACCACAATCCGTCTCGTGTGCTGCGGGAGGACTACAGCGCGGACAACTTCGTCGACGGCCCGCTCCTCGAGGCCATGCGGGTGGGCGGCTTCCTCTACGTCGAGGAGTTCAACCGAGCCCCCGAGGACACCATCGACACACTGTTGACGGCCATGGCCGAGCGGGTGATCACCGTGCCGCGGGTGGGGACGGTGGCCGCCAAGGACTCGTTCCGCATCGTGGCGTCGATGAACCCGTACGACAACATCGGCACGACGCGTCTGTCCACGTCGGTGTACGACCGGATGTGCCGGCTCGTCGTCGACTACCAGAATGCCGCCGCGGAACGCGAGATCGTCAGCCGCCGAGCATATCCCGTCGCTGCGCGAGTCGTCGCGGATGCGGTGGCGGTCACCCGGGCCACGCGCGAACGAGACGACATCCGCCAGGGCAGCAGTGTACGCGGCGCGATCGACCTGGCGCTGGTGGCGACGCAGTTGTGCGCGATGCGCGCCATCAGAATTCCGGAGGTCGAGTCCATCGATCCGCCGCGCGACCTCCCGACCGACTACACCGGATGCTTCCTCGACGCGATGACGGTGTCGCTGTCAGGTCGAATCCACCTCGACGACACCGCTTTTGCCACACCCGAAGCCATTCTCGCCGAGATCTGGCAAGACCACTTCCTGCTCTCGCCCGCCGCGGCCGAGCCCGGTTGA
- a CDS encoding vWA domain-containing protein has protein sequence MKPLRRKPKQLDGEPDLLVATGGGGFVVTSRSDRGRHRGRGVGSGAPGVTEETGERDTDSPGVTADPDARRRARQIARKLALSQVIRPRDAPRSATGTLTTRRWRGVSDEIDLDRTLEAVAATPLPTDDHILVRERVRRRRSIVLVVDVSGSARGEQVRTAAATAGALAGELSRDAVGVIAFWSDAAVISRLGQPMSPDRVVDALLTLPAQGLTNLDFALSVAADELAGVPVADARVLLLSDCVHNAGPDPRSTAARLPRLDVLLDVSGEHDTDLGRDLALVGHGRCLPVRDHHDVAPALRRMFG, from the coding sequence CTGAAACCGTTGCGCCGCAAACCCAAGCAGCTCGACGGCGAGCCCGATCTGCTGGTGGCCACCGGCGGTGGCGGGTTCGTGGTGACCTCCCGGTCCGACCGTGGCCGGCACCGCGGACGGGGCGTCGGCTCCGGCGCACCCGGGGTGACCGAGGAAACCGGGGAGCGCGACACCGACTCGCCCGGTGTGACGGCCGATCCGGACGCCCGTCGGCGGGCGCGGCAGATCGCCCGGAAACTCGCACTGTCGCAGGTGATCCGGCCACGTGATGCACCGCGATCGGCAACCGGGACCTTGACGACCCGGCGCTGGCGCGGTGTGTCCGACGAGATCGACCTGGACCGGACTCTCGAGGCCGTCGCCGCGACACCGCTGCCCACCGACGACCACATCCTGGTGCGCGAGCGGGTCCGTCGTCGGCGTTCGATCGTTCTCGTCGTAGACGTCTCCGGTTCCGCACGCGGTGAGCAGGTGCGCACCGCGGCCGCCACCGCCGGTGCGCTGGCCGGAGAGCTGAGCCGAGATGCGGTGGGCGTCATCGCATTCTGGTCGGACGCCGCCGTGATCTCGCGGCTGGGTCAACCGATGTCACCCGACCGTGTGGTCGATGCGCTGTTGACGCTGCCCGCCCAGGGACTCACCAATCTCGACTTCGCACTGTCAGTGGCCGCCGACGAACTCGCCGGGGTTCCGGTCGCGGATGCGCGGGTTCTGCTGCTCAGCGACTGCGTCCACAACGCCGGTCCCGACCCGCGCTCGACCGCGGCCCGTCTCCCCCGGCTCGATGTGCTGCTCGACGTCTCCGGCGAGCACGACACCGATCTGGGACGCGACCTCGCCCTTGTCGGCCATGGCCGATGCCTGCCGGTGCGCGATCACCACGACGTGGCGCCCGCACTGCGGCGGATGTTCGGGTAG
- a CDS encoding helix-turn-helix transcriptional regulator has translation MRAERLLAVLMLLKTHSRMTAAQLADELDVSERTVLRDIDALSLSGIPVYAERGRHGGFALLPGYRTDLSGLTLDEARTLVAGGGRLDSPAFASAMRKVAASLPDAFRTSAVRAAQRILLRPEGFVHPPREIDALGPVQQAVFDGRRIRVRYRRRGAERAAERVLDPIGLIVAGDTWYLVATADGTERMYRMSRMSDVEILDEPAARADDVDLEEIWQRHRAEFRAGFTEVPVMVRASPETASALRGIASEIASSALPDGRVELTLGFMGEGHAVNALWTFVADVEVRQPDGVRTAMVERVRAMGRVYAKDDRRDNDRPDDGSPEDDR, from the coding sequence ATGCGTGCCGAACGTCTGCTGGCTGTCCTGATGCTTCTCAAGACGCACTCGCGGATGACGGCGGCCCAACTCGCCGACGAGCTCGATGTCTCCGAACGGACCGTGTTGCGCGACATCGATGCCTTGTCGTTGTCGGGGATACCGGTCTACGCCGAGCGCGGCCGGCACGGTGGATTCGCGCTGCTGCCCGGCTATCGGACCGACCTCTCCGGTCTCACTCTCGACGAGGCGCGGACCCTGGTGGCCGGGGGTGGGCGCCTCGACTCGCCCGCGTTTGCCTCGGCGATGCGCAAGGTCGCGGCCTCGCTTCCTGACGCATTTCGGACCTCGGCGGTCCGTGCTGCCCAGCGAATCCTGTTGCGGCCCGAGGGGTTTGTGCATCCACCGCGGGAGATCGATGCGCTCGGTCCGGTGCAGCAGGCGGTGTTCGACGGTCGGCGGATTCGCGTCCGATATCGCCGGCGTGGGGCCGAACGCGCCGCCGAGCGCGTTCTCGACCCGATCGGATTGATTGTCGCCGGCGACACCTGGTATCTCGTCGCCACCGCCGACGGCACCGAGCGGATGTACCGGATGTCGCGGATGTCGGACGTGGAGATCCTCGACGAGCCCGCGGCGCGCGCCGACGATGTCGACCTCGAGGAGATCTGGCAACGCCACCGCGCCGAGTTCCGGGCCGGTTTCACCGAGGTGCCGGTGATGGTCCGCGCGTCGCCGGAAACCGCCTCAGCGCTGCGGGGGATCGCCTCAGAGATCGCGTCGTCGGCACTGCCGGACGGCCGCGTCGAACTCACGCTCGGGTTCATGGGCGAGGGGCATGCGGTCAACGCGTTGTGGACGTTCGTGGCCGACGTCGAGGTGAGGCAACCGGACGGGGTGCGGACCGCGATGGTCGAGCGGGTGCGCGCGATGGGGCGGGTCTATGCCAAGGATGACCGGCGCGACAATGACCGGCCCGACGACGGCTCACCCGAGGATGACCGGTGA